A section of the Melopsittacus undulatus isolate bMelUnd1 chromosome 3, bMelUnd1.mat.Z, whole genome shotgun sequence genome encodes:
- the LRP11 gene encoding low-density lipoprotein receptor-related protein 11, with amino-acid sequence MAALVLVLLAALAGPAVLPGGWCAAPLADLRSQISGVESLLEEFRRQLQQEEPGPPAATAAGGGEVCGGSSSFSARPDSIIRTKDSIAAGATFLRAPAGATGWRQCLDACCAEPHCTLAVVQEPSRPRGTAAAAAELGCYLFNCTHRGRPVCRFAPHRGYSTYSRRPAGLAPPAEEYDEPPRCKAGQDIVLQSPVDWVLLDGRESSDDHGIVQYEWTLLQGDSSVEMKVPQPGTLKLSHIQEGAYIFQLTVTDTAGQRSSDNISVTVLPMVHSAVACVGVCSRYQFICDDGCCIDITFACDGVRQCPDGSDETFCQNLSPGRKTVTHAALGTTQQRTVGLPETTDENSAETTLKATARNQLLLSVDADMTNQSLSQGPKKQISGFVPDNSSSGRRTDDKSGNGIMMPKRDQLGGSRPVPETGAVLPLALGLAITALLLLMVACRLRLVRQKLKKARPITSEESDYLINGMYL; translated from the exons TCGgcggcagctgcagcaggaggagccgGGACCGCCAGCGGCGACGGCAGCAGGCGGTGGGGAGGTGtgcggcggcagcagcagcttctccgCCAGGCCCGACTCGATCATCCGCACCAAGGACTCCATCGCGGCCGGCGCCACCTTCCTGCGGGCCCCCGCCGGCGCGACGGGATGGCGGCAGTGCCTGGACGCCTGCTGCGCCGAGCCGCACTGCACGCTGGCGGTGGTGCAGGAGCCCTCCCGGCCGCGGGggacggcggcggcggcggcagagctgggctgctaCCTCTTCAACTGCACGCACCGAGGCCGCCCCGTCTGCCGCTTCGCCCCGCACCGCGGCTACAGCACCTACAGTCGCCGCCCCGCCGGCCTCGCCCCGCCGGCGG AAGAATATGATGAGCCTCCACGGTGCAAGGCAGGACAAGATATTGTCCTGCAGTCTCCTGTCGACTGGGTGCTTCTGGATGGCCGAGAAAGTTCAGATGACCACGGAATTGTGCAGTACGAGTGGACCCTGCTGCAAGGTGACTCATCAGTTGAAATGAAG GTACCACAACCAGGAACACTGAAACTTTCTCACATTCAGGAAGGAGCATATATTTTCCAGCTAACTGTGACAGACACCGCAGGTCAGCGGAGCTCTGACAACATCTCTGTGACCGTTCTGCCCATGGTTCATTCTGCAGTAG CCTGTGTCGGGGTTTGCTCTCGCTACCAGTTTATCTGCGATGATGGATGCTGCATTGACATCACATTTGCTTGCGATGGCGTGAGACAGTGCCCTGATGGATCAGATGAAACTTTCTGCCAGAACC TCAGCCCAGGTCGGAAGACAGTGACACATGCAGCTCTTGGCACTACCCAGCAAAGGACTGTAGGACTGCCAGAAACCACAGATGAAAACTCTGCAGAAACCACCCTGAAAGCCACTGCCAGAAATCAACTTCTTCTCTCAGTGGATGCAGACATGACAAACCAATCACTTTCTCAGGGaccaaagaaacaaatcagTGGATTTGTGCCAG ATAACAGTTCCTCAGGGAGAAGAACAGATGATAAAAGTGGGAATGGCATAATGATGCCAAAGAGAGACCAGCTTGGAGGTAGTCGTCCAGTTCCAGAAACAG GTGCTGTGTTACCCTTAGCCTTAGGCTTGGCCATCACCGCTTTACTGCTGCTTATGGTTGCTTGCAGACTGCGTTTAGTGagacagaagctgaaaaaaGCTCGGCCCATTACATCTGAAGAGTCCGATTACCTCATTAATGGGATGTATCTCTAA